The genomic DNA ACCAGGTTGTCTGGGCGAAAATGACGGTCTGACGTTTTGGCTGGCCAAGCCTGAAGATTATGATGATATCATGTTCATATCAAAGGATATATACTGGGGTAATGACTACCTACCGCACCGATACCATGAGTGGATGGTCGAACCGGATCGAGTTGTCATACTGGCAAGAAGAACAGGCAAGCTGGTGAGAGAGTAGGTCTGTCTGAAAAGGCACTGCACAATTTCTCCTACATGTGTGAAATAACTACGTGTGTAGAGGTTGAGATATAATCAGTACATTATGGTATGGGAAGTTGTAGGGATGTTCTTTTTACAGTATTCCTCTCTTTAAGAGGTACTGCACTCTTGCTTACACTTTAAACTTATTTGGGCCTTCATTTTTCAGTTTTAAACCATCTTCTTCACAGTTGGGTAGAATGTGACTGAAATATATCACTTTGATGCCCTTCACCACAATGCCTGACAGGCAACAAGCATGATTAACTTGTAATGATTATCTGTAAAACAATTGCTACATTATTGGTCAGAAAACTTTTCACATATGCATACAGCTTTAAGACCAGGTAAGCTTCAGAATTCCACTGCAGATGGCCTGATGTAATTATAAATCTTTTTCATACCAATAGTAATAAGTAATCATGTacattcataacacacacacacagacacacacagacacacacacacacacacacacatacgtgtgtgtgtgtgtgtgtgtgtgtgtgtgtgtgtgtgtgtgtgtgtgtatatatatatatatatatatatatctccttATAACCAGGTGGCATTAGAGTCTGGGATAGTGGTGGATGACGGTCATACAGTGGTGGTGGAGGGTTTACGGGTGTGTCCCAGCGAGAGAGGTCACGGAGTGGCAGGGGTCATCCAGAGATTTGCTGATGGCTACATGAAGAAGCTCTACCCCAGCGTCAAGATGAAGCGGCTGACCCGAGGAGATGATCCGGGGCCAGAGAAGCTGTCCAAGTTTCAACTGCTGGCCAGGAGGGTGAGtgtcaccatgtgtgtgtgtgtaatctgagcCAAAAGAGGCTGATgctatgtgaaggtgtgtggcGATGGATGGGAGTAGTCCCCCTCCCCGCCACCTCGTTTGAAAGAGAGTTGAAGAATCGAAGACGAGCGTGACGTACCGGACATCCATCAATGTTTACAATATTGTATTTAGTGTGAACATGTATTATTCCCTTTCTCCCGCTTTGACATTGCACTTATTTCCACCCCTGTCAGAGGTGTGTCCCCAGTGTGAAGGACAAAGGGCCGTAGTGTACGCCTGAGCTGTGGGTCAGCTGTCTGCTGGTTTCCACCTATTCAGAACTATCAATAGTTCATTTTAAACAGAGGTCCCGGGGGAGCGCCATTAAGAAACGCCATGAAGGATGGCTGTGCTTGTGTCCACTGAACCAAAGCTGCCACAATGCCGGtgttggtggtgcagtggttagcaTCGCTGCCTTCCAAACAGTTGACGCGGGCTCAATTCTCGGTCAATGCCAGAATGTCTTTgtgagtcgctttggacaaaaggaTGCTAATACATGTTATTGATATCTGTTAAAAGGTATCCGTGACTGGGGTCTTTTTAAAACAAGGAGGCACTCAGATAGTGATGGTGGAGAGTACAATTTGTATTGTCTCCAGGCAAAGTCCAGAGAACCACATGTGTAGAATACTTACAGTGCCAGGTTCAAAGGTATATGCAGAGAGGGGATCTGCTCAAGCTTGACGCCGAACAATAGTGTCTGCTCACCACCCCGGCCTCAGCAGAATCCATACAGTGAATTAACTGAAATTAAATGTATGAGAGGCAATATCCAGCTAATTTACTATAAGCTTCATTCACTGAGTATAAAGTTTGCATAAATACAGGCCCCTTGCAGCTGGAAAGCCTCTTTATGTGAGTAACTGCATGTCTGGGAAGGCAGAAGGCCAAGAAAGCCGGTTTTATACCACCAGTCACACTGTGTCAAACACTACAAAGACCTGCTCATTATGTTGTcaacctccccctctcccctctcttctctcctcctttataCACCTACTGTGTGCACTTcttcacactttttctctcacacttgACTCTTTTCTGTCCTCCTTCTGAGTCATTTACTCTCCTacgttctccatctctccatcttgccTTTTCTCCTTTCCCTTCTCACATGATCACCTTGTTCTTTGTACTTGAGTGATGTTCTGTCATTCCACCCGCCCCCTCTCCTTCATTTCTTATTTCCTCTTGGTATTCCTCCCCAGGCTATTCTGTCCTTATCcggagaggcagagagttttGATGGGTTTATCTCAGCCCTGAAGGCGAAGCTGACGTCAACTGAAGGAGCGGGTGGGTCAGGCGGCAGACACCTGGAGACGGAGCAGCAGCTCAGGGCCGTCTTACTGGACCCAGACATCGGCTCCAGGCTCCAGCTGCCCGGTGGCGCGATCATTCAGGACTGGCAACCCCTGCGGCCAATAGACAGCAACCTGGCAGTGCTGAGGAGGCGGAACCTCACGTGGTTCGTGGGCGGCTCCCATGACACACCCACATTTGTGAGTTTCCACACACCGCCGTACCCGGTGCCATTCAAAGTGGGAGCCGTGCGTCTCAACATCGACCTGTTTGGAACGGACCCGGCCATGGGGCGCAGGGCACTGGTGGCCCACCTGGAGGAGGTCAGGGCAGAGCTCAGGGGCATGGTGATGAtgcatgtgtacatgcacaGCTCTCTGTGGGAGGGCCTCAGGCTGTTCTGCCAGGGGGGTCAGGGGTGCAGCAGTGCAAGGCACACTGGGAGCAGCTCTTCCTGGAGAAAGAGCtgtgatggagaggagaga from Clupea harengus chromosome 18, Ch_v2.0.2, whole genome shotgun sequence includes the following:
- the nat16l gene encoding LOW QUALITY PROTEIN: N-acetyltransferase 16, like (The sequence of the model RefSeq protein was modified relative to this genomic sequence to represent the inferred CDS: inserted 1 base in 1 codon), which produces MEPGCLGENDGLTFWLAKPEDYDDIMFISKDIYWGNDYLPHRYHEWMVEPDRVVILARRTGKLVALESGIVVDDGHTVVVEGLRVCPSERGHGVAGVIQRFADGYMKKLYPSVKMKRLTRGDDPGPEKLSKFQLLARRAILSLSGEAESFDGFISALKAKLTSTEGAGGSGGRHLETEQQLRAVLLDPDIGSRLQLPGGAIIQDWQPLRPIDSNLAVLRRRNLTWFVGGSHDTPTFVSFHTPPYPVPFKVGAVRLNIDLFGTDPAMGRRALVAHLEEVRAELRGMVMMHVYMHSSLWEGLRLFCQGGQXVQQCKAHWEQLFLEKEL